gacattaaaatttattattgagATAGCAAAATCCTTAATAGCTTTGTAGGTGTTCTTGCCGTTAATTTTGGTATTGCTTATCATTCTTACTCGTgactttatttttccttAATGAATTCAATTGTACTATTACTTGTTTGTTTTCCCCGGGGTCTAGAACTCCTAGGTATTTATATTCGTCATCCAGTGCCATAATAACCATTTTTGTGCTGCTGATATCGCAATTTATCGCAGATTTCTTTTCATTCATTTCATCCCGAGCTCATAAGGTTACTTATTATGTATTGTTTTGTATAATTtgaaatgtaaatttttaagtataaatttgattaattttaaatcttgTATAATAATATGTTTAGAAATTGTATAAGATAATTGTAAGTTTAGgtttaaatttctaaatatatattctcAGCATACCCGCGAAAATTTAGAACTGAGCGTTGTATTTATCTCTACTACTTTGAtctcaaaataaaaatgcattttttatgttagcTGACTTTGGGCAGCGCTTTACTTTTTCGCTTATTACTATCTCTTCTAGTATTGTTCTTTACGGTACTTTCTTTCCTTGTTATAATACATAAACTCTAGGGGCATGGAATTTTTCTTACACATGCCTTTCCAACAATAGACTTAGATCTTGTCCGTCTTTCTCATTTATCAACTATAACACAattccttttttatattcttctCGTTTTGAATCTTTCTGGATTTTTAAACACCAATGCTTCAGCTATCATGCCTCGTTAGTTTTAAATGTGAATGGTAGGATTATGACGTATCTTAGGCGGAGATACGTCTCGATGAGATTAAAGGTATTTTCAAAAGTAATgctttttctatttttagcGTTTGTATTCATCTTCTTGCTCACCATGCCTTTTTTTGGGTTTTCgctatttatagttttatatgtttgtttgtaaacaaacaacaACAAGAAGTTTTAATAGACCATTTTTCCAACAGATTATAGTGCCCCATTATATGAACATGGaatatttgttaaaaataGTAAACAAATAATGTGATGAGCTTTGTTTTGTTTGGTCAGGTCATCGCAGATTACCACTACACTTAATCtggatattttttgttccAGATCTTACAGTCAATATTTTCCTTCATAACTCCTCTACGTCTTCACCTATCCGGTTCCTTGACTGATGTAAGTCATCGCCTTCTCTTCTGTTAGACAACCAACCATCTCCATTCTAACATCTACTGCATTTTTTTACGTCTCATGCCTCGACAGAACTTACAatctcttctttttttttgtttggggttaataattttttattctcgACAAtgttaaagataattgTAAGTTAATAGTTGgatttattatattgtaaatcTCATAGgagtttaataattattgtttttaaaatttttttttgttattattaaggtttaaattttaaaaaaaagacaaattaAGTATTACATAGAATTCGAATGCTTAAACTGTATGTATGTATAGTGTTGGTTAATATTTAGGTCATTTAAgagtttttttcttttgacTCAGAAAGCTCTTCTGTGCCATTGAATTTTGGGCTAATGCAAATCTGTTGCCAGTTATGATTATTAAGACTAATTTATTCGAAGGATTATTTATGCATGcgtttattaaatctagtttagaaattttagtGGGTGCTCTGtctattataaaatctttttgaTCTCGCTACATCGACTTATGCCTTAACACTGACATATGATGACTGCGCTGACTTGTCGCGTAATTGCTTGCAACTTATTATGATACTTAGTTCTGAAATTAGACTCCCTCTATTTCGTCTATCCATAAATTCgtataattaataagtTGACTCatattattgtaatatGAACATAATTcgttatatttaatataccatatttaataattaatatattgaatcataaaagatttaatcaaaattataaaaaacaggattttttgttaataaataatatcacAATGTTTTTCTAAAggtttattaataatattacaattatttgattaaaattttataaataatctttataataaaagatgTTTCCACGTTGATATAtgaatttacaaataaggtaataatttctaaatgatcttagtaaaaaacagacataatattaatgttatatacaaaatgtttataaaacttttatattaagCAATTTACATAATCATaataaaatgataaaaataaagctgccatttactttttaaaatatattttttattttaagggtttaaaatattttatcttcgTTTTTAATCCAGTCacaaatgtaaaaaacatttcacTGATCAAActcaaaatcaaataaaagaaaaagtaAACCATAAATACGTgataagaatattttttatatgtttacAATTATTATGACAAAATTctatacattaaaaatctttattaaaaactgACATTACTAATTTAGTAAGAAGATTTTACACTTTAAAGTTGTGATAAATCgttatttatgaaatttatgaccaattattaattgtaatttttcatataaaaaaaaattgatctTCTGGGGTAAATGTCCTCTATGTCTTCTGATAATGATATTGTGATAGTAGAAGCTTTAAGAACACCGTTGTCTAGAGCAACAAGaggaaattttaaagatctGACTAATGATATGCTTGTATACTACGCTATAAAAggaattttagaaaaaactaaaattgaAGCGAAACTTATAGACGAAATATGTTTCGGCCACGGATTGTCGCCATTGAATGGCACACAGCCACTGAGAATAGGCGCGCTACGAGCGGGCGTTCCTTTGACAGTGCCGATTTCGACTTATAACAGACAATGTGCATCAGGACTTGATGCAGTAAACACTCTggcaaataaaataagagTAGGAGAAATACAAATAGGACTAGCAGGGGGATTTGAATCAATGACATCTTATTCTATCGACCAAGGGAAGTCTACTTGTCTTGATACAGACCAAGAAAAAGTCAAAGAATGTTTTTTGTCTATGGGAGAGACAGCCGAATTACTGGCtgagaaatataatattataagagAAGAATCAGATAAATATGCTCTAGAAAGTCAAAGAAGAGCTTTTGAGGCAACAGAAAAAGGTCTTTATAGTAATGAAATAATTCCTGTTGTGGTTAATAATCAAGTAATTGATAAAGACGATGGTATTCGTCTGACAAGCCTTGACAAACTTGGAAACTTGCGCTCTGTTTTCAAAGAAAATGGCGTGTGCACTGCTGGAAATTCCTCGCAATTATCAGACGGCGCATCTGCGATTTTGCTAATGAAAAGAGAAAAAGCAAgtgaattaaatttaaagattatGGGAAGTTTAGTCGATTATGTGTGTGTAGGAACTAATCCTTCTCTTATGGGACAAGGACCAGTGCCCGCTGTAAGGAAATTGCtcagtaaaaataatttgactattgaaaatattgatta
Above is a window of Vairimorpha necatrix chromosome 2, complete sequence DNA encoding:
- a CDS encoding 3-ketoacyl-coA thiolase, peroxisomal; this translates as MSSMSSDNDIVIVEALRTPLSRATRGNFKDLTNDMLVYYAIKGILEKTKIEAKLIDEICFGHGLSPLNGTQPLRIGALRAGVPLTVPISTYNRQCASGLDAVNTLANKIRVGEIQIGLAGGFESMTSYSIDQGKSTCLDTDQEKVKECFLSMGETAELLAEKYNIIREESDKYALESQRRAFEATEKGLYSNEIIPVVVNNQVIDKDDGIRLTSLDKLGNLRSVFKENGVCTAGNSSQLSDGASAILLMKREKASELNLKIMGSLVDYVCVGTNPSLMGQGPVPAVRKLLSKNNLTIENIDYFEINEAFACQAVHCIKELGIPSHKVNLQGGSIALGHPIGCTGARLVATLLNVMRNNNLRGYGIISLCVGTGQGVAALIKIE